From a single Opisthocomus hoazin isolate bOpiHoa1 chromosome 6, bOpiHoa1.hap1, whole genome shotgun sequence genomic region:
- the TAL1 gene encoding T-cell acute lymphocytic leukemia protein 1 isoform X1 gives MTMDRPPAPPPPSDPRDARPPRRHDSEAEPTSDPESGRGGMETPADPQLLLNGASKEAGRPSPGPPAAPVPVIELVRRGGSLDIKSREAAGEAMQRAPGAEPACEARMVQLSPPTLPLQPPGRAMLYNLGQPLATINSGFFGEPDSFSMYGGNRVKRRPSPYEMEITDGNADAQTGPDPGGSAPCPHTKVVRRIFTNSRERWRQQNVNGAFAELRKLIPTHPPDKKLSKNEILRLAMKYINFLAKLLNDQEEEGNQRGKVNKDSGIVQEDLLQDMLSPNSSCGSSLDGAASPDSFTEEHETLDSKHTRSLHHAILPVEGTAQR, from the exons GACGATGGAccggcctcccgccccgccgccccccagtGACCCCCGCGATGCCCGCCCCCCCCGGAGGCACGACTCGGAAGCGGAGCCCACGAGCGATCCGGAGAGCGGCCGCGGGGGGATGGAGACGCCGGCtgaccctcagctgctgctcaacGGGGCGTCCAAGGAGGCGGGCCGGCcctcccccgggccccccgccgcccccgtgCCCGTCATCGAGCTGGTGcggcggggggggtccctggaCATAAAaagccgggaggcggcgggggaggcgaTGCAGAGAGCGCCGGGAGCCGAGCCCGCCTGCGAGGCCCGCATGGTGCAGCTGAGCCCCCCCACGCtcccgctgcagccccccggcaggGCCATGCTCTACAACCTGGGCCAGCCGCTGGCCACCATCAACAG CGGGTTTTTCGGCGAACCGGACTCCTTCTCCATGTACGGCGGCAACCGGGTGAAGAGGAGACCCTCTCCCTACGAGATGGAGATCACCGACG GCAACGCAGACGCACAGACTGGGCccgatcctgggggttctgcccCAT GTCCTCATACGAAAGTGGTTCGTCGCATTTTTACCAATAGCCGGGAGAGGTGGAGACAGCAGAACGTCAACGGAGCCTTTGCAGAGCTTCGCAAGCTcatccccacccacccacccgacAAAAAACTGAGCAAGAATGAGATTTTGCGCCTAGCTATGAAATACATCAACTTCCTGGCCAAGCTGCTCAACgaccaggaggaagaaggaaaccaAAGGGGCAAAGTGAACAAAGACTCTGGGATTGTCCAGGAAGACCTCCTGCAGGACATGTTGTCTCCCAACTCTAGCTGTGGAAGTTCTTTAGATGGAGCAGCGAGCCCGGACAGCTTCACGGAAGAGCACGAAACGCTAGATTCGAAGCACACGCGGAGCCTGCACCACGCCATTCTCCCCGTAGAAGGCACCGCGCAGCGGTGA
- the TAL1 gene encoding T-cell acute lymphocytic leukemia protein 1 isoform X2 → MTMDRPPAPPPPSDPRDARPPRRHDSEAEPTSDPESGRGGMETPADPQLLLNGASKEAGRPSPGPPAAPVPVIELVRRGGSLDIKSREAAGEAMQRAPGAEPACEARMVQLSPPTLPLQPPGRAMLYNLGQPLATINSGFFGEPDSFSMYGGNRVKRRPSPYEMEITDGPHTKVVRRIFTNSRERWRQQNVNGAFAELRKLIPTHPPDKKLSKNEILRLAMKYINFLAKLLNDQEEEGNQRGKVNKDSGIVQEDLLQDMLSPNSSCGSSLDGAASPDSFTEEHETLDSKHTRSLHHAILPVEGTAQR, encoded by the exons GACGATGGAccggcctcccgccccgccgccccccagtGACCCCCGCGATGCCCGCCCCCCCCGGAGGCACGACTCGGAAGCGGAGCCCACGAGCGATCCGGAGAGCGGCCGCGGGGGGATGGAGACGCCGGCtgaccctcagctgctgctcaacGGGGCGTCCAAGGAGGCGGGCCGGCcctcccccgggccccccgccgcccccgtgCCCGTCATCGAGCTGGTGcggcggggggggtccctggaCATAAAaagccgggaggcggcgggggaggcgaTGCAGAGAGCGCCGGGAGCCGAGCCCGCCTGCGAGGCCCGCATGGTGCAGCTGAGCCCCCCCACGCtcccgctgcagccccccggcaggGCCATGCTCTACAACCTGGGCCAGCCGCTGGCCACCATCAACAG CGGGTTTTTCGGCGAACCGGACTCCTTCTCCATGTACGGCGGCAACCGGGTGAAGAGGAGACCCTCTCCCTACGAGATGGAGATCACCGACG GTCCTCATACGAAAGTGGTTCGTCGCATTTTTACCAATAGCCGGGAGAGGTGGAGACAGCAGAACGTCAACGGAGCCTTTGCAGAGCTTCGCAAGCTcatccccacccacccacccgacAAAAAACTGAGCAAGAATGAGATTTTGCGCCTAGCTATGAAATACATCAACTTCCTGGCCAAGCTGCTCAACgaccaggaggaagaaggaaaccaAAGGGGCAAAGTGAACAAAGACTCTGGGATTGTCCAGGAAGACCTCCTGCAGGACATGTTGTCTCCCAACTCTAGCTGTGGAAGTTCTTTAGATGGAGCAGCGAGCCCGGACAGCTTCACGGAAGAGCACGAAACGCTAGATTCGAAGCACACGCGGAGCCTGCACCACGCCATTCTCCCCGTAGAAGGCACCGCGCAGCGGTGA